The following DNA comes from Amycolatopsis albispora.
TGCGGCCGTGGCCGGGTCGAACTTGAGCCGCCAGCGCAGCCGGTCGGTGACGTAACCGGCGTTGCCCATCGGGCTGAGCAGTTCCGCGCTGCGCTGGGCCGACTCGCGCTGGGCCTGCGCGTAGGTCCGCAGCACCAGGTCGGCGAGTTCGCTGGGCGACAGCTTCGAGGCACCCGGCGACAGCCGCAGCCCGGTCATCACCCCGTCGGTGTTGACCGAAAGGCTGACCGTGCCGTCCGGGGAACCGGCGCTCACCGACAGCTCCTGCAGCGCCTTGACGATCGCCTCCCGGTCCGCCTTGGCGGGCGGCTTCTTCGCCGGTGGCTTCTTCGGCGACCGCGGTGGTGGCTTGCCGGTCATCGCTGAACCACCTCCCCGCTCAGGTTAGCGGAGCCGGGGCGCCCCCGGCGCTGTCCACCTGGCCGTCGGGCGCGATGTCGACGCCCGATTCACGGACCCGCCGCTCGCGGTCCTTGTCCAGCCGCTCGGTCTCGAACGAGTCCGGGTCGAACGACGAGCCGGGGCTGACGTCCGGCGGCGGCGGGATCGCCGGCAGGTCCTCCGCCTCGATGTCGATCTGCTTGGCCAGGTCCTCCATCGAGGTGACCATGGCATCGCGCAGCTTGTCGGTCTGCTCGAAGAAGCTCGACACCAGCTCGAAGATGTTGTCACCGGTGATCTCGGCGGCGTTCGCGATGCTCGCGCTGATCGCGGAACCCGCCACGTTGCCCGCGATGATCGCGCCCTTCGCGGTGGCCGAGAGCACCGCCGCGCCCGCGGCCGCGCCCGCACCGGCGGTGGCCACGGTGAGCAACCCGGCCACCGCGCCGGCGAAGGCCGCGCCGAGCACCTTGAGCATGGCCGATTCGCTCTTCTTCGACTTGTCTTCCTGGTACTTCTCGGCGACGGCCTTGAACGATTCGCCGAGGTTGACCAGGTCACCCCTGGCCGAGGCGATCGCCTCGCGCGCGGCCACCACGTCGCTCTCCAGCACGGTGATCTTCGTGCCGACGCGGTCGTAGATGTGCGCCAGGTTGTTGATGTAGGCCTTGACGTCGTTGGCCGCGTCCCCGCGCCAGTGCTCCAGCCGCTTCTCTGCCTGGTCCAGCTCCGACTTGGAGTTGTCGATCAGCGCCTTCCAGATCTTGTCCTGCTCGTTGATCAGCGCCTGCAGCCCGCTGTCGGAGTCGCGGTCGATGTCGGCGGCGGAGAACTCGCGGTAGATGTCCGCGGTCTGCTTGCGCCACTTCTCGACCTCGTCCTCCGGCATCCAGAACTCGGTCCAGCGCAGGATGTCGAGCGCGTCGAGCGCGGCGTTGGCGCCGTCGAGCAGGTCCTCGCTGATGCCTTCGAGATGGGCCTCGCGGTTGTTGTCGTACGAGGTCGTCTCGACCGCGCCGAAGTACTCGTCCATGCCCGGCCTCAGCTTTCGTCCAGCTCGGCGGCCGCGCGCCGCAGCCGGGAGCGCGAGTCCTCGTCGGCCTTCTCGTACAGCTCGGCGACGGTGTTCAGCGCGCGGCTCGAGTCCAGCGTGCTCTGGTGCAGTTCGGCGAGCATCTTCTCCACCTTGGCGCGGTGGTTCTCGTAGGCGCGGGCCACCGCCTGCATGCCCAGCGACTGCCCGAAGGCGTTGTCCACCGGGATGATCCCGGAAATGTCGAAGATGCTCTCCCGGGGCGGGGCTACCGGGACGTCCTGCTGGTGCTCGCTGTCCCTGGCCGCCGCGGCCGCGTCGGCCGCCGCCGCCAGGTGGGCACTGGACGCCCGGAGGTCGTCCAGGTCCGTCTCGAATCCGATCATGGCGTGCATGAAAGCACCGGCCACCCACGGCAACGCGGAAAAACCCCGGTGGAGTGGTTCAGATCACCGATCGCTCAGGTGGTCGCGAACAAACCCAGCGTGGACCCGGGACGAATGCCATTGAGCTCACTGCGCCAAATGGCGTAGAAGGCAGCCTCCTCTTTGGACCGGAGCTCGACGCCCTCGGCTTCGGCGACCTCCGGCGCGGCGAGCACGGCCTGCTCCAGCACGTCCTTCGCGCCCGAGCCGTCGCCGAACTGTTCCTTGCCGCGGCGCAGGATCTCCTCCGGCAGCCAGCCGTCGAAGGCGTCGCGCAGCAGCTTCTTGGCCTCGCGCCCGGGGCCGATCATCTTGTGCTCCGGCGGGATCGACAGCGCCAGCCCGATCACGTCGCGGTCCAGGAACGGCACCCGCGCCTCCATGCCGAAGGCCATCGTGGTGCGGTCGCAGCGCTGCAGGTTCAGGTGGTGCAGTTCGTTGACCGTGCGCACCAGCTCGGCCTGCAGCGCGTCGGGATTGGTGAACGGTTCCTGGTGGTAGTAGTCGTAACCGGCGAACAGCTCGTCGGCGCCCTCCCCGGTGAGCACGGCGTGCACCCGCTTCGAGGCGTACTCGGCGAGCAGCAGGTTCGGCACCGCGCTGCGCACCAGCGACGGGTCGAAGTGCTCGATCGCGCGCACCGCCTTCGGCAGCGCGGTCATCGCGTCCTCGGCGGTCATCACGATCTCGTGGTGCTCGGTGCCGAGGTGGTCGGCGACCACCCTGGCCGCGGCCAGGTCGGAGCTGCCGGGGGCGCCGATGGCGAAGGTGGGCAGCGGCTGGCGGTGGCGCAGCGCGTACTCGGCGGCGACCGCGGCCACGATGGCCGAGTCGAGCCCGCCGGAGAGGAACACGCCGATGCCGACGTCGCTCATCATCCGGTTCTCGACCGCGGCCACGATCGTCTCGCGCACCGATTTCAGCAGGTCGTCGCCCCAGACGCCGGGCTCGGTGTCGCTCGGGAGGCGGTGCGCCGGGCGCAGCACCGCCGGCACCGCGTCGGCGAAGCGGACCAGCCCGGACTCCGGGCTCCAGCAGCAGCCCGGCGGGAAGCTCTCCACCAGCGGGCGGTCGGCCTCGTCGAAGGCACGCAGCTCGCTGGCGAACAGCGTCACCTCCGGCTTGCGCGCCCAGTACAGCGGCTTCACGCCCACCGCGTCACGGGCGACGAGGAACTGCCCGTCGTCGGTCATGAAGGCGAGGGTGAACATGCCGCGCAGCCTGGCCAGTCCGGCCGGGCCGTCCACGATCAGCGCGTGCAGCGCGGCTTCGCTGTCCGAGCCGGTCTCGAACAGCTCGTGCCCGAGGTCCTCGCGGATGTTGCGGTGGTTGTAGATCTCGCCGTTGGCCACCAGGTGGGTGGTGCCGCCGGGGTCGCTCATCGGCTGCGCGCCGCCATCGACGTCCATAATGGACAGACGCTGGTGGCCGAGCCAGACGCGGCCCCGGTGGATCTCCCCGGTGTCGTCCGGGCCTCGATGCTTGATGCGGGAGAGCATCTCCCGGCAGAGTTGGGTATCGACTTCACCGACCGCAGCGACAATTCCGCACACCGTGCTGTACCTCCCGGGTCGGCACCCGAGTCTAATTGGCGGTTGGTGAATTTGCCGTGTTCGACCGGGTCAGACGTGACGCAACGTACAAACTGCCGGTCAGCAGGGTGAGCCCGGACAGCACCCCGCTGACGATCGGAATCCAGGCGACCGCCGAGGTCAGGGCCATGATCAGGCCGATCGCGCCGTAGGCGGTGAGCAGCCAGGCCGGGACCAGGATGCTCCGCTGCCGCCAGATCGAGGCGAACGGGATGAAGTGGATCCCGACCACGAGAGCCACCCAGGCGACTCCGGTCTGTGACGGCGCGTCGAGCAGGCGGAGCACCGCCGACCCCGCCGCGAACAACACCAGCTCGCCGACGACCACGATCCAGTACTTCACCCCGAACCAGGTGGCGCCGCGATCACCCGGCGACGGCGGCGCGGCCAGCCCACGCCGCAGCGCGACCACGGCCATGATCAGGAACGAGGCCAGCGCGAGACCGGCCAGTGCACGGACGATCAGGGCGAACGTAGGATTGAGCGGTTCGTTGGCGTTCACCATGACGAACACCGTCCCGAAAACGGCACCGATGAGGGCCCCCAGAATTGGCATGGCGTGACGGTACTCGGGGGCTGCGGGGCAGGTTAGGGTGAACGCCCAGTGACGCCTTTCGAATGCAAAGGCGAAGGGAGACGGCGATGGCAGGGAGTCCGAAGTTCGGGCGGATCGACCCCCTCTGCTGGGTCGTTGTGGTCCCGATGGTGGTCGTTTCGGTCGTTTTGATCGTGTTTGTCGGACTTCGTGACGTCGGTATCGGCCTCGCCGTGCTCGCGGTGTTACTCCTCGTGTTCGACTCGTGGGCCAACCGCCCCCGCCCCGAACTCGAGGACGACGACACCGGCGGCAGGCGAACCCCGCCCCCGGCGAACCGCCAGCGCCCGGCCCAGCAGCGGCCCGCGCAGCAACGCCCGGCACGTGCGCCCCAGCAGCGTCAGCAGCCACGGCAGCCCCAGCGCCCGCAGCAACGCCCGCGCCGCCCGCAAGCCCGCCGATAACCTCACGCTTCGCCGCGCCCACTCCGCCGGGCCCGCGCCACCCGCTCCGCTCGCGCCACCCGCTCCGCTCGCGCCTCGCCCAGCCCGCGCTTCCCGCTTCGCCGGGCCCCGCCGCTCCCTCCCGATGGACACGAATGTGGCTTTCGGGGCCGAATCCGCCCCGAAAGCCACATTCGTGTCCACTCGGCCCACCCGCCGCCC
Coding sequences within:
- a CDS encoding YbaB/EbfC family nucleoid-associated protein; the protein is MTGKPPPRSPKKPPAKKPPAKADREAIVKALQELSVSAGSPDGTVSLSVNTDGVMTGLRLSPGASKLSPSELADLVLRTYAQAQRESAQRSAELLSPMGNAGYVTDRLRWRLKFDPATAAPDAGAAGSGSGPGSGGKPETGILRDRSGSWREPEKRAEPESDDEFYEKGVRFDPSW
- the asnB gene encoding asparagine synthase (glutamine-hydrolyzing), with amino-acid sequence MLSRIKHRGPDDTGEIHRGRVWLGHQRLSIMDVDGGAQPMSDPGGTTHLVANGEIYNHRNIREDLGHELFETGSDSEAALHALIVDGPAGLARLRGMFTLAFMTDDGQFLVARDAVGVKPLYWARKPEVTLFASELRAFDEADRPLVESFPPGCCWSPESGLVRFADAVPAVLRPAHRLPSDTEPGVWGDDLLKSVRETIVAAVENRMMSDVGIGVFLSGGLDSAIVAAVAAEYALRHRQPLPTFAIGAPGSSDLAAARVVADHLGTEHHEIVMTAEDAMTALPKAVRAIEHFDPSLVRSAVPNLLLAEYASKRVHAVLTGEGADELFAGYDYYHQEPFTNPDALQAELVRTVNELHHLNLQRCDRTTMAFGMEARVPFLDRDVIGLALSIPPEHKMIGPGREAKKLLRDAFDGWLPEEILRRGKEQFGDGSGAKDVLEQAVLAAPEVAEAEGVELRSKEEAAFYAIWRSELNGIRPGSTLGLFATT